The proteins below are encoded in one region of Shewanella putrefaciens:
- the lptE gene encoding LPS assembly lipoprotein LptE yields MLIKRLAFAIMALVIMTSAGCGFKLQRSYQIPAELNQLSLSSSDEYSELTRLVRERLRLNNVKIVDPANDVPVLRLITDSLERSTLSLYPTGNVAEYELIYLVEFAVALPGKEAQPFKVEIRRDYLDDPRTALAKSREMELLTKEMRIQAADRILQAMASTEVN; encoded by the coding sequence ATGCTAATTAAACGCTTAGCTTTCGCAATCATGGCACTGGTCATTATGACCAGTGCCGGTTGCGGTTTTAAGCTCCAACGTAGCTATCAAATCCCCGCCGAGCTTAATCAGTTAAGCTTGAGCAGTTCGGATGAATATAGCGAACTTACTCGCTTAGTGCGTGAGCGGTTACGTTTGAACAACGTCAAAATTGTTGATCCCGCCAATGATGTGCCAGTGTTAAGGCTGATCACCGACTCCCTAGAACGTTCAACCTTGTCTTTGTACCCCACGGGTAACGTCGCCGAGTATGAACTGATTTATTTGGTCGAATTCGCCGTGGCATTGCCGGGCAAAGAGGCGCAACCTTTCAAGGTTGAAATCCGCCGCGACTATTTAGACGATCCCCGTACCGCGTTGGCAAAGAGCCGTGAAATGGAATTACTCACTAAGGAAATGCGTATCCAGGCTGCGGATCGTATTCTGCAGGCGATGGCCAGCACTGAGGTGAATTAA